The Chanos chanos chromosome 6, fChaCha1.1, whole genome shotgun sequence genome includes a region encoding these proteins:
- the LOC115814874 gene encoding transcription factor HES-5-like produces MQPVQVRLTPHRDLHHRHTSMAPAITTRMTNPNEHKSPTNKLRKPIIEKMRRDRINTSIEQLKSLLSAEFLNQQPDSKLEKADILEITVCFLRQKQQQQQKMQQMSANISSTAVHQGFSRCVQEIVHFLSKNEMKTQSQRRLLNHFQNFQPSSDSYKRENVFSQPNSPDNHTINKEKSLAKRVLWRPW; encoded by the exons ATGCAGCCAGTACAAGTCAGactcactccacacagagaTCTACATCACAGACATACAAGCATGGCACCAGCAATCACAACAAGGATGACCAACCCAAATGAACACAAGAGTCCAACAAACAAG CTGAGAAAGCCAATAATTGAAAAGATGCGCAGAGACCGCATCAACACCAGCATTGAACAACTCAAGTCCCTCCTCAGTGCAGAGTTCCTCAACCAGCAACCTGACTCCAAGTTGGAGAAGGCCGACATTCTGGAGATAACAGTTTGTTTCCTGAGACaaaagcagcagcaacagcagaaaATGCAGCAGATGTCAGCAAACATCTCATCAACTGCTGTTCATCAAGGCTTCTCCAGATGTGTCCAAGAGATCGTACACTTCCTGTCCAAGAATGAGATGAAGACACAGTCTCAGAGAAGACTTCTGAACCACTTCCAGAACTTCCAGCCATCATCTGACAGCTATAAGAGGGAGAATGTTTTTTCCCAGCCGAACTCTCCAGACAACCACACCATCAACAAAGAGAAGAGTTTAGCAAAGAGGGTCCTCTGGAGGCCCTGGTAG
- the pank4 gene encoding 4'-phosphopantetheine phosphatase yields MDKSITLPPDEIFRNLENAKRFAIDIGGSLTKLAYYSTVQHKVAKVRSFDHAVKEAQEDPLYEISVQEEITARLHFIKFENTYIETCLDFIKDHLVNTETKVIKATGGGAYKFKNLIEKKLKLKVDKEDEMSCLIKGCNFVLRNIPHEAFVYAKHADSEFRFQNTHPDIFPYLLVNIGSGVSIVKVESEDKFERIGGSSIGGGTFWGLGALLTKTKRFDELLQLASKGQHTNVDMLVKDIYGGAYGSLGLTGDLIASSFGKSATTDKEFSKEDMAKSLLHMISNDIGQLACLYAKLHNLTRVYFGGFFIRGHPVTMHTITYSINFFTKGEVQALFLRHEGYLGAIGAFLKGAEEDNPNQYSWGENYAGSSGLMSVSPDLNPMQRARSGTFDMLEMDRLERQLVNLPLLQDPSSYIPDTVDLTEDALAREYWLYCFEEALDGVVKRAVASQRDQPEAAERAEKFRQKYCHKLQTLRHQPFAYGSLTVRSLLDTREHCLNEFNFPDPYSKIKQRENDMALKYYQKVVKSLDELNWDQRQFALVRGLLAGNVFDWGAKAVSDVLESDPEFGFEEAKRQLQERPWLVDAYNEWIERLKGPPHKCALFFVDNSGIDIILGVFPFVRELLSRGTEVVLASNSGPALNDVTNSELQILTERIADMDPIIQTAVKEDRLTLVQSGSSSPCLDLSRLDKVLATVVRERGTDLVIIEGMGRAIHTNYYARLNCESLKLAVIKNSWLAERLGGKIFSVVFKYEVPAKA; encoded by the exons ATGGATAAAAGCATTACCCTTCCACCGGACGAGATATTTCGAAATTTGGAAAATGCCAAGAGGTTCGCAATAGACATAG GTGGTTCTTTGACAAAACTAGCTTATTACTCCACTGTTCAGCACAAAGTTGCCAAAGTGAGGTCATTTGACCATGCAGTGAAG GAAGCACAGGAAGATCCCCTCTATGAGATTTCTGTGCAAGAGGAGATTACTGCCCGACTCCACTTCATCAAATTTGAGAACACTTACATCGAGACCTGCTTAGACTTCATCAAAGACCACCTGGTCAACACTGAAACCAAAGTCATCAAAGCCACTGGTGGAGGGGCTTACAAGTTCAAGAACCTGATTGAGAAAAAGTTAAAGCTCAA agtggaCAAAGAGGATGAAATGTCCTGTTTGATCAAGGGCTGCAACTTTGTACTAAGGAACATTCCCCATGAAGCATTTGTTTATGCCAAACATGCCGACTCTGAGTTCCGCTTCCAGAACACCCACCCTGATATCTTCCCATACCTGCTTGTCAACATTGGCTCTGGGGTGTCTATTGTCAAG GTTGAATCTGAAGACAAATTTGAACGCATCGGTGGAAGTTCTATTGGTGGTGGAACCTTTTGGGGTCTTGGTGCTTTGCTCACAAAAACAAAG AGATTTGATGAGCTACTGCAGTTGGCATCCAAAGGACAGCACACAAATGTTGACATGCTAGTGAAAGACATTTATGGAGGAGCTTATGGATCTTTGGGCTTAACTGGAGACCTCATTGCAAGCAGTTTTGGAAAATCTGCCACCACAGACAAAG AATTCTCCAAAGAAGACATGGCCAAGAGCCTGTTACACATGATCAGTAATGACATTGGGCAGCTGGCCTGCCTCTATGCCAAGCTGCACAACCTGACCCGAGTGTACTTTGGAGGATTCTTTATTCGAGGGCACCCTGTCACCATGCACACTATCACCTACAGCATCAACTTTTTCACTAAG GGAGAAGTACAAGCTTTGTTCCTCCGACATGAAGGTTACTTAGGGGCTATTGGAGCCTTCCTCAAGGGGGCAGAAGAAGACA ATCCTAACCAGTACAGCTGGGGGGAGAACTATGCGGGCAGCTCTGGTCTGATGAGTGTTTCTCCTGACCTGAACCCCATGCAGCGTGCTCGCAGTGGAACA TTTGACATGCTGGAGATGGACCGCTTGGAGAGACAGCTGGTTAACCTACCACTGCTGCAGGACCCTTCCTCTTACATCCCTGACACAGTGGATCTGACAGAGGATGCGCTGGCCCGAGAGTACTGGCTCTACTGCTTTGAAGAGGCACTAGATGGG GTGGTAAAACGAGCGGTTGCCAGCCAGCGTGATCAGCCAGAGGCCgcagaaagagcagagaaattCCGTCAGAAGTACTGCCACAAACTCCAGACCCTCCGCCACCAGCCATT TGCTTATGGATCTCTCACTGTCCGAAGTCTGTTAGACACAAGAGAGCACTGTTTAAACGAGTTCAACTTTCCTGATCCCTACTCTAAG ATCAAGCAGAGGGAGAATGACATGGCTTTGAAGTACTACCAGAAGGTTGTGAAGTCTCTGGATGAGCTGAACTGGGATCAGAGGCAGTTTGCCCTGGTCAGAGGCCTCCTGGCTGGCAATGTGTTTGACTGGGGAGCCAAAgcagtgtctga tgtttTAGAATCAGATCCAGAATTTGGTTTTGAAGAGGCGAAACGACAGTTGCAGG AGCGGCCCTGGCTAGTAGATGCCTATAACGAATGGATTGAAAGGTTGAag GGTCCTCCTCATAAATGTGCATTGTTTTTCGTAGATAATAGTGGAATAGACATCATACTGGGAGTTTTCCCATTTGTAAGAGAACTGCTCAGCAGGGGAACAGAG GTTGTGCTCGCCAGCAATTCCGGCCCTGCACTGAATGATGTGACAAACAGTGAGCTGCAGATTCTCACTGAGAGAATAGCAGACATGGATCCTATCATTCA AACTGCTGTTAAGGAGGACAGGCTTACATTAGTACAGAGTGGGTCTAGTTCCCCTTGCTTAGACCTGAG CCGGCTGGACAAGGTGCTGGCCACGGTGGTGCGCGAGCGTGGCACAGACCTGGTGATCATAGAGGGCATGGGCCGCGCCATCCACACCAACTACTACGCCAGGCTGAACTGCGAGAGTCTCAAACTGGCAGTCATCAAAAACTCCTGGCTGGC